In Leifsonia sp. PS1209, the genomic stretch GCGCGCGGCGACGGTCGTCCTCGACCCTCCGCGCTCGGGTGCCGGCCGCCAGGTGGTCGACGCGATCGCATCGCTCGCCCCCGCGCAGATCGTCTACGTCGCCTGCGATCCCGTGGCCCTCGCCCGCGACGTGGCCCTGTTCGCCGAGCGGGGATACCCGCTGCGCACGCTGCGCGCGTTCGACCTGTTCCCGAACACGCACCACGTCGAGGCCGTCGCCACGCTGGCGCCGTGAGCGCGTCAGTGCATCATCGCCCCACTACGATGGTCAGCATGGTGCGGGTGGCAATCGTCGATGATCACGAGTCCGTGCGTCTGGGCCTCAAAGCGGCCTGTCAGGACGCGGGCTACGAGGTGCTCGTCACCGCGCCCACCGTCGACGAGTTCGTAACACTGCTCGGCGCGCAGGAGTGCGACGTCGTCGTGCTCGACCTCTCCCTCGGCGACGGGTCGAAGGTCACCGATAATGTGAAGCGCGCCCAGGCGACAGGGGCGGCCGTGCTGGTCCACAGCATCGCCGACCGGGTCGCCAGCGTGCGCGAGGCGCTCGCCGCCGGTGCTGCCGGCGTCATCCCGAAGTCGTCCCCGACGACCACCGTCATGAACGCGATCAAGACGGTCGCGAGCGGCGATGTGCTCAACAACCTCGAGTGGGCGACGGCGATCGACGCGGACAGCGATTTCGCCAAGGCCCAGCTCGGCCGCCGCGAACGGGATGTGCTGCACCTGTATGCCTCCGGCCTTCCGCTCAAGGCGGTCGCGGCGCAGCTCGGCATCGCCAACTCGACCGCCCGCGAATACCTCGACCGCATCCGGGTGAAGTACGTGGAGGTCGGTCGTCCGGCACCCACCAAGGTCGACCTGCTCCGCCGTGCCGTCGAAGACGGAATCCTGCCCGGGCTCGACCCCGACACGGGCAATGAGCGCAAGTAGCGCGCCACCGCGGACCGCCCCTCCCGAGGCGTCCCAACCGCGCAATCCGATCAGCCGCGAGCGGTTCGAGCGCATCGCCGGCCGCAGCGTGTCGGCCTTCGGCCTGGTGTTCGGCCTGCAGACCATCCCGACCGCGCTCGGGCAGTTGCCCGGGCTCCGGTCCCCGTGGGGCCTGATCGAGATCGTCGTCGTCTTCGGCGGCCTCGCTGCGATCGTGCTGCTCGCCATCGTGCAGCGGTTCGTGAAGGCGGCGATGGCGACGCTGTCCGTCGTCTACTTCGCGGCGATCGTCACCTGGCCGCTGCTCGCCCTCGACTCGCACTCGTTCGCGGCGGACAAGCCGTGGGTGTGGTTCCTCTGCTCGGTGTTCACCGCGTTCGCCGCCGTGGCGTTCCCGCTCTGGCTGGCGACCGCGTACACGTTCATCACGCCGATCGCATACGGCATCGTGCGCGCGCTGCCCGCCGGGGGAGGGGTCGGTGCAGAGCTGGCCGGTCTCGACGCGCTGTACGCGATCATTCTGGGCGGCGTGATCCTGGTCATCATCGCGATGCTGCGGCAGGCCGCATCCACGGTCGACACCGCGCAGAGCCAGGCGCTCGCCAAGTACGCCAACGCCGTGCGCCAGCACGCCACCGAGGTCGAGCGTGTCCAGGTGGATGCGATCGTGCACGACAGCGTCCTGACCACCCTGCTCTCCGCAGCCAGCGCCCGCACGCCGGAGGCGAAGGAGCTCGCAGCGCGGATGGCCTCCGACGCCATCGGCCACCTGCACGCAGCGGAGGCGTCGAGCCCGGAGGACCAGTCCCTGGTCGGACTCGACCGGCTGAGCGAGCGCATCTTCACGGCGGCCAACGCCTTCTCGTCGCCGTTCGAACTGGATGTGCGCGACGTGGAGGTGCACGTGCTGCCCGTGAACGTCGCGGAGGCCGTCTACTCCGCCACCGTGCAGGCGATGGTGAACAGCATGCAGCACGCCGGCACCAAGGATGTGCGTCGCACCCTCTCGATCCGCGGCGGCAGCCCGCAGGCGACCGTCCACATCGTGGTGGCGGACACCGGGCGCGGCTTCTCGGCCGCCGACGTCCCCGCCGAGCGGCTGGGGCTGCGGGTGAGCATCAGGGAGCGCCTGTCGAAGGTGGGCGGTCACGCGCGCATCGAATCGGCGCCGGGTGAGGGCACGACGGTCACGATCCTGTGGCCGTCGTCGGAGAGCGATGCGGAGGTGCGCGGATGATCACGCTGCCCCGGTTCCTCTTCCTCGGACTCGGTGCGCTGTTCTCGGCGTACCACCTGTTCCTCGCGCTGTCGTCGCTGTCGACGCCCGTCAACCCGGGGCCGCCGATCGCCGCGATGATCCTGTACGGGGTGGCGACGGTGATCAGCCTCTGGCCGACCAGCCCCACCAAGATGCCGCTCTGGCTCGCGGCGTTCGACCTCGCGGTGTGCGTCGCCATCCCGATCCTGGTGACCAGCCAGCTCGACCCGGCGAAGGACAACGGCTACGCCACCTGGTACGTGGCGGCCGTCGGCACGCTGATGACGATCGCCGCGGTGCGCAGACAGCAGTTCGCGGCCTGGGTGGGCGTCGGCTACCTGGCGGTGCAGACCATCGTCTGGGCCGGTATCCCCGCGCTGGCGGGCCTCGGGGTGATCGGCTCCGTGGTGTGGGTCGGCGTCGCGGTCGTGATCTCCGGCTCGCTCGCGAAGGCCGGCAGGGACGCCCTACAGTTCGCCCGCGCGGAGCGGGAGGCCACCGAATGGCAGGCGGCCCAGGAAGCGCACGTCATGGAGCGCCAGCTGCGCCTGCGGCAGACCTACCGGGTGGCAGCGCCGATGCTCGCCGAGATCGTGCGCCGCGGGGGAGACCTGACGGAGGCCGAACGGCGGGAGTGCCGCTACCTCGAAGGTGCGATCCGCGACGAGATCCGTGGCCGCAGGCTGCTCAACGACGACGTGCGCCGCCAGGTGATGGATGCGCGCCGCCGCGGAGTCGTCGTCAGCCTCCTCGACGAGGGCGGCATCGACGACCTCGACCAGCACGCTCTCGACGGCGTGCTGCGTCGCCTGGCGGACGCCATCCGGGGCACCACGACGGACAAGCTGATCGTGCGCACGGTTCCGCGGTCGTCGAAGACGGCGGTGACGGTGGTGGGGCTGCGCATGTCGGACGACGGCAACGCCAACGCGCTCGGCGCGGACACCGAGGACGACGAGGTCGACCTCTGGCTGGAGATCCCGCGGCCCGTGCACGAGTCCTGACCCGGCTCTCGGCGGTTCGTTCGGGCGGAGATTTGGCGCGCCACGCCGCGCGCGTCTCCGCAACGGCGGAGATTCGGAGAGATGGCGCGCGTTCTCCGCGTGAGCGGACGCGGCGCGGACGATGGAGGATGCGGGCGGCGAAGGGCGAACGCGCCCAGACATGGAGAAAGGGGCCGACACCCGAATTGTCGGCCCCTTTTCAAACCCCGAGTCAGGGCGACAACCCGAATATCGCCCTGACTCGCCCCCAAAACACTCGCCCGCTTACCCTAGTCGGCGAGTGATTGGCGGTGTGACTCACGAGGAGAGACACCTAGCACTATCTATATTGGCGATGCCGATGACAGATAAATAGTCGTCATTTTGGAGGACATGGGGGACAATCGTGTCCCCTGCGCCTCCGGACGCCGCGAATTGGTGCTTGTCCCGCACTCGGGGGACGGTGCCCCCGGGGTACATCACCCGCATTCGTCAGCCGGCGAACGAGCGCCATGACCCCGGGCCGGGCGTCAACGGCGTGCGCAGCGCGCGCTGGCTGCGTGCCCAGGCGTCCGGTCCCGCCGGCGGGCGTGCATCCCGTGCAGCGGCCTCCGCCTCGGCGATGGCGGCCGTGAGCACGGCGGTCACCGCGGCGACCTCCTCCGGCGTCACGCCGCGCGTGACGAACCGGATGCTGTCTGGCTCGATCGTCACAGCGGGATGTTCCCGTGCTTCTTGGGCGGCATGGATGCGCGCTTGGTGCGCAGCGCCCGCAGCGCCTTGATGACGGACACGCGGGTCGCGGCAGGCTCGATCACGCCGTCCAGCTCGCCGCGCTCGGCGGCGAGGAACGGGCTGGCCACGTTGTACGTGTACTCGTTCGCGAGCTTCGTGCGGACCGCCGCGACATCCTCGCCGGCCTCCTCCGCACGCTTGATCTCGCCGCGGTACAGGATGTTGACGGCGCCCTGGCCGCCCATCACGGCGATCTCCGCCGTCGGCCAGGCCAGGTTGATGTCCGCACCGAGCTGCTTCGAGCCCATGACGATGTACGCGCCGCCGTACGCCTTGCGGGTGATGATCGTGACGAGGGGCACGGTGGCCTCCGCGTACGCGTAGAGCAGCTTCGCTCCTCGGCGGATCACGCCCGTCCACTCCTGGTCGGTGCCGGGAAGGTAACCGGGCACATCCACCAGGGTGAGGATCGGGATGCTGAACGCGTCGCAGAAGCGCACGAACCGGGAGGCCTTCTCCCCGGCGTCGATGTTGAGCGTTCCGGCCATCGCGCTCGGCTGGTTGGCGACGATGCCGACGGAGTGGCCTTCGACGCGGGCGAAGCCGATGACGATGTTCGGTGCGAACAGCGGCTGGATCTCGAGGAACTCGCCGTCGTCGACGACGCCCTCGATGATGGACTTCACGTCGTACGGCTGGTTGGGCGAATCCGGGATGATCGTGTTGAGCTTGCGGTCGGCGTCCGTCAGCTCCAGCTCCGGCTCCGCGGCGAACACCGGCAGCTCGCCGAGGTTGTTCTGCGGCAGATAGCTGAGCAGGGTGCGCGCGTAGTCGAGCGCGTCCTCCTCGTCGCTCGCGAGGTAGTGCGAGACGCCGGAGATCTTGTTGTGCGTCAGTGCGCCGCCGAGCTCCTCGAAGCCGACGTCCTCGCCGGTGACCGTCTTGATGACGTCTGGTCCGGTGACGAACATGTGGCTCGACTTGTCGACCATGATGACGAAGTCGGTGAGGGCAGGGGAGTAGACGGCGCCGCCGGCGGCAGGCCCCATCACGATGGAGATCTGCGGGATGACACCGGACGCCTGGGTGTTGCGGCGGAAGATCTCGCCGTACTTGCCGAGCGCGACGACACCCTCCTGGATGCGCGCTCCGCCGGAGTCGAGGATGCCGATCATCGGGACGCCGGTCTTGAGCGCGTGATCCATGACCTTGATGATCTTCTCGCCGGCCACCTCGCCGAGCGAGCCGCCGAAGATGGTGAAGTCCTGGCTGAACACGGCCACGTTGCGACCGTGGATGGTGCCGACGCCGGTGACGACCGCGTCACCGTACGGACGCTTGTTCTCCATGCCGAAGGCGTGGGTGCGGTGACGGACGAACTCGTCGAACTCCACGAACGATCCGTGGTCGAGCAGCAGGTCGATGCGCTCGCGGGCGGTGAGCTTGCCCTTGGCGTGCTGCTTCTCGATGGCGGACTGACCGCTCGCGGTCACGGCCTCGTGGAAGCGCTCCTTGAGGTCGGCGAGCTTGCCTGCTGTGGTGTGGAGATCGGCAGTCTGTCCATGTTCTGTGTCGGTCACGCCGTTCACTCTACCTGCCAGCAGAAGGGCGGTGGCGTTGAGGATTCCCTACAAGAGTCCGTCGGCTGCGTGTGCAGTGTCGCGGGTCTCACCGGGATGCGGCGCTTCGTCTCTGCGCACGCCATCGACGATGCGGGTGACGTGGCCCATGACGATTCCCGCCCCGATCAGGACGCTGCCCAGCGGCGCAATGATCAGGCCGACGGCGCGGACGGCGAAGTCGAACCCGAGCAGGATGTCCTGATCCATGCCGAGGGCCGTGGTGCTCGCGGCTGCGATGGAAAACCCGAGCGCGGGCAGTACGAGTTGCAGGACGGCTCCGGCGCAGGCGAGAACGATGCCGAGAACCAGAATGGCCTTCGGGCGAGGGCGCGCGTTCACGCTCAGGCCCGCCAGAGGTATGCCACGCCGGTGGCCCAGGACATGGACGATCCTTGCATCTGGGTGTACGCGAGGGTGTTGCCCCACGGTACGAGGAAGGTCGCTCCGCCACCGCATCCCGTGGAATACCAGGAGGCTCCGTTGCCGGCGTTGAACCCGCGCGCTCTCGTGCACAGATGGACGTCCGAGGTGTTCTCCCAGACGTACTCCCGCCGATAGCCGGGGTAGCCGATCACGGCGCACCCCTGCACGCTCGTCGCCCAGGTGTTGGCGATCCCACCGACACTTCTGACCTTCTGGCCGCACCCGGTCCTGCTCGTCCTGATCGCGAGGGTGTCGAGGGACCCCTGCCTATCGGCCTCCTGGATGGCCTCCGCCACTTCCAGCGCTTTGCCGGCCCTGACGTCCACGACGAGCTCTGCACCTGACGGCGTCGCAACGACAAGGGGACCCTCAAACGTTGTGGGGTCGATCGCGCCGTTCTCCTGTTGGGCAGTTTCTGGCGCGAACGCGACGGAGTCATCGCTTGCCGTCGCGGGTAGCGCAGAGGAGAACAGAAGGGCCGCCGTGCAGCCCACAATCAAGGCCGCACGAGCGCCCGAGTTCCTACGGAAGACGAACATCATTGTCACACCTTTCATGCAATATGTAGCCATAAGAGTGCCAGATACCATCATGTTCTGCAAGCGCTGGTATCGCACGCCGTCCCGCTGGCAGACTGGGGCAATGGAGTTCCGTCGCAGTCGCGCAATCGTCCCCGTCCTCGATGTGCTCGAGGAGGCGGGGTCGACGAACGACGTGCTCGTCTCCCGCGCTGCCGGGCTGCCAGACCTCGCCGTCGTGCTCACCGACAACCAGACCGGCGGACGCGGGCGGCTCGGCCGGGTGTGGGTGTCTCCTCCCGGCAAGGCCATCGCCGTCTCCGTGCTGATCAAGCCCAGCGGGCTCCCCGTCGAGTCGTTCGGCTGGTTCCCGCTGATCGCCGGGCTCGCCATGAGCAGGGCGCTCTCGCCGCTCGTGCCCGGCGCCGTCGAGGTGAAGTGGCCGAACGACGTGCTCATCGACGGCAGCAAGGTCTGCGGCATCCTCACCGAGCTCCTGCCCGACCTGTCCGGTCTCGTCATCGGTTCCGGCGTCAACCTCACGCTCAGCGCCGACGAACTCCCCACCGAGACCTCCACCTCCCTGCTGGTCGCCGGGGCGACCGACATCGACGTGGATGCGGTGCTCGCGGCATACCTCCGGCACCTGATCACCCTCTACCGCGAGTTCGAGACCGCGGGAGGCGACCCGGTCACGAGCGCTGTCAGGGACGAGGTGGCAGAGGCGTGCCACACCATCGGCCGCAGCGTGCGGGTGCTGCTGCCCTCTGGAGACGATCTGCTCGGGACGGCGGTCGGGATCGACGAGGACGGACGGCTCCTGGTCGAGACCGATGCCGGGATCACGGCTGTCGCGGCGGGCGACGTGACCCACCTGCGGTATTAATTGGTCATGAGCAACACGCCCCCCGATTCAGGAGCGCCCGCTGCGCCTCCCGAGCGCATCGTGGCGCGGCTGCGCTCGAACGCCCGGGCGATGTTCTGGCCGAGCATCGTCCTGATCGCCGCCTGCGGAGCGCTCGGCTACTTCGCCGGCCGGTTCGACGAGGTGTGGGAGATCGTGCTGCTCTGGTCGGCCGCCGCCGCCGTCATCCTGCTGCTGTTCCTGCTCCCGCTGGCCTCGTGGCTGAGCAGGAGGTACACGATCACCACCAGGCGGATCATCCTGCGCCACGGCTTCTTCGTGCGGGTGCGCCAGGAGCTGCTGCACAGTCGCGGCTACGACGTGACGGTCAAGCGCAACTGGCTGCAGAGCGCGTTCCGGTCGGGGGATGTGCGCATCAACTCCGGCCTCGAACGCCCGGTCGTACTGAAGGACGTCCCGAAGGCCGACGCCGTCCAGCGCGCGCTGAACGACCTGATGGACCACGCGCAGACCGTGGTGGCCGTGCGCAGGCAGCAGTCGGAGTCAGTCTCGGACGAGACCACCGTCTGGGGTTCCCGGTAGCGGGGTAGCACCCGTGAGCACCGGCTCCGTGGTGGTGGTCGCCGCATCGCGGCCGCCGCGGTGCGGTGCGAACACCCACCAGCGGTAGAACGCGAACCGGAACACCGTGCCGAGCGCGAGTCCGACGACGTTGTTCGCGATGTTGTCGGCGAGGCGGCTGTCGAAGCCGAGGACGACGCGGGACACGTAGACGCAGAGCACAGGGATGACGAGCCCGCAGATGCTCACGATCAGGAACTCGACACCCTCGCGGGCGACGTTCGACCTGCGCTCCTTGGCGAACGCCCAGTAGCGGTTGCCGACGTAGTTGGTGGCGATGGCGACGGCGTTGGCGATGACCGTCGCGACCAGCGCACCCCCGTGCGACGCGGACATCGGCGTGAGCAGCAGCAGGTTGAACACGGCGAGGTTCACCACCACGCCGACAGCCCCGACCGCGCCGAACTTCGCCAGCTGCGGCAGCAGCCGCGAGCGGCGGGTTGCCGGGGGAGTGTCGATCGTCATGCGTCCAACCTGATCTGCGCGAAGATAGATGAGTGCGTGGCGAGCATACGCGCGAACGGTATCCCCAGTCTGGGAGTTGCCCCCACCCACCCTGAAGAGTATCGAGGAGACGATCAGATGGCGAAGAACACGGTCGGCGTTATCGGCGGAGGGCAGCTGGCCCGCATGATGGTCCCTCCCGCCATCGAACTCGGGATCGACATCCGCGTGCTCGAAGAGGCGGAGGGGATGAGCGCCGAGATCGCCGCGACCGGCGTCGGAGACTACCGCGACCTCGACACCGTCCTGGCGTTCGCCGAGACCGTGGATGTGATCACCTTCGACCACGAGCACGTCCCCCCGGCGATCCTCCGTGAGCTGGTCTCGCGCGGCATCGAGGTGCACCCGGGTCCGGATGCGCTGCTCTACGCCCAGGACAAGCTTCAGATGCGCGCCAAGCTCACCGAGCTCGGCCTTCCCGTCCCGGACTGGGCGGCCGTCGAGTCCGCCGACGAGCTGGGAGCGTTCCTCGCCGACCACGGTGGCCGCGCCGTCGTGAAGACCGCCCGCGGCGGCTACGACGGCAAGGGCGTCCGCGTCGTCTCGGAGGCGGCAGAGGCCGACGACTGGTTCCTCGCGCTCGCCGAGGACGGCAGGGGAGGGGCGCTCCTCGTCGAGGAGCTCGTCTCGTTCAGCAGGGAACTCGCCCAGCTGGTGGCCCGCCGCCCGTCCGGCGAGATGAAGACCTGGCCGGTGGTCGAGACCGTTCAGCGGGACGGCGTCTGCGCAGAGGTCATCGCTCCGGCCCCCGGCTCGAGCGGCCGTGCCGCCGACCTCGCCGCGGAGATCGCGCGCACCATCGCGGACGGTCTCGGCGTCACCGGAGTGCTCGCCGTCGAGCTGTTCGAGACGACGGACGGACGCATCCTGGTCAACGAGCTGGCGATGCGCCCGCACAACAGCGGCCACTGGTCGATCGAGGGCGCCGTCACCAGCCAGTTCGAGCAGCACCTGCGCGCCGTGCTCGACCTTCCGCTCGGGTCGACGGAGACGCGCGACGACTGGTCGGTGATGATCAACATCCTCGGCGGCCCGGCTTCCGGATCGCTGCAGGACAGGTACCCCGCTGCGCTCGCCGCACATCCGAGGGCCAAGTTCCACGGCTACGGCAAAGACCCGCGACCCGGCCGCAAGGTCGGTCACGTCACGGTCGGCGGGGACGACCTGGACGACGTGGCGTACCAGGCGAGAGCGGCCGCGGCCTTCTTCGCGGACTGACGCAGCCTCCACAGACTGACGCAGCGCGGGGCGTGCCGTCCGGGCACCGGGCCGGAGCGCATCTAGCATGGTGGTCATGCCCGCAGCCTCCACCAACCCGCTCGTCTCCGTGGTGATGGGGTCGGACTCCGATTGGTCGGTGATGCAGGACGCATCACGGCTCCTCACCGAGTTCGGCGTCGACCACGAGGTCGAGGTCGTCTCCGCCCACCGCACTCCGGAGAAGATGATCGACTTCGGAAAGCGCGCAGCATCGCGCGGTGTGAAGGTGATCATCGCCGGAGCGGGAGGGGCGGCCCACCTGCCGGGGATGCTCGCGGCCGTCACGACGCTGCCCGTCGTCGGCGTCCCCGTGCCGCTCGCCAGGCTCGACGGCCTGGACTCCCTGCTGTCGATCGTGCAGATGCCGGCGGGGGTCCCCGTCGCCACCGTGTCGATCGGCGGCGCACGGAACGCCGGACTGCTCGCGGTCAAGATCCTCGCCACCTCCGACAACGCGCTCGCGTCTGAGCTCGAGACGTTCGCGGCCGACCTCGAGGCCAGCGTCGAAGAGAAGAACCGGGCCCTCCAAGCAAAGCTATGAGCATCGCGACCCCACTGCGGCACCCGGATGTGTCGTCCGCTCCGATCATGACGAAGCGGGCCTGGTGGCTCGTGGGCCTGAACGTGCTCCTGCCCGGATCCGCCCAGGTGGTCGCGGGCAACAGGACGCTCGGCCGCGTCGGCATCGTCGCCACGCTGCTGCTCTGGCTGCTGGCGATCGTCACCCTGGTCGTCTATCTGATCTCGCCGTCGAGCGTGTACACGCTGTTCACCCAGACCGCCGGGCTGCTCGTGCTGCAGGTCATGCTCGTGGCGTACGCGGTGCTGTGGATCGTGCTCACCCTCGACACGCTCCGGCTCGTGCGGCTGGTCAAGGCCCGCCCGAACGCGCGCGGCTGGATCGCGGCGTTCGCCGTGATCGTGCTGGTGGGGCTCACCGGCACGGCCGGCTACGCATCCATCGTCGCCGGATCGGCGAGGGGCGCCCTCGGCGACATCTTCTCTGCCGGCCCGTCGCAGCCGCCCGTGAACGGCCGGTACAACATCATGCTGCTCGGCGGCGACGCCGGACCGGACCGCGACGGCCTGCGCCCGGACAGCATGTCGGTCGTCAGCATCGACGCGAGCACCGGCCAGGCGGTCACCATCGGCCTGCCGCGCGACCTCGACCCCGTTCCCTTCCCGGCGAAGTCGCCGCTGCACACGCTGTACCCGGACGGCTACGGCTACGAGGACCGCTGCGACGTCGACGTCTGCCAACTCAACTCGATCTACACCGAGGTGGAGCTCTACAAGCCCGATCTCTACCCGAACGCGAAGAAGAACAACAGCGAGCCGGGCATCGAGGCGATGCGGGATGCGCTGGAGGGCGCGACAGGGCTCACCATCCAGTACTACGTGCTGATCGACATGCAGGGCTTCTCCGACCTGATCGACGCGCTCGGCGGCGTCGACATCACCGTCACCGACCGCGTCCCGATCGGCGGCGACGAAAACCTCAACGGTGTCGCGGAGTGGATCGAGCCCGGGGTGCACCACATGGACGGCTACCACGCCCAGTGGTACGCCAGGGCGCGTCACGGGTCGAGCGACTACGACCGCATGGCCAGGCAGCGCCAGCTCCAGGATGCGATCCTCAAACAGGTCAACCCGGTCAACGTGGTGAGCAAGTTCCAGGACATCGCGCATGCGGGCGCCCAGGTGATGAAGACCGACATCCCGCAGTCGATGCTCGGTTACTTCGTCGACCTGGGGATGAAGACGAAAGCGCTGCCGGTGAAGCAGCTCGAACTCGTGCCGCCCACCATCGACCCCGAGAACCCCGACTACGGGCAGATCCACGGGCTCGTGCAGCAGGCGGTCGCCCCTACCACGCCGAAGCCCTCCGGCAAATAGGTCGGCGCGCAGCTCACAGCTGACCCCTGAACAGGTCACAGGAACCCGTGAGGCGCACGGGGTACCGTGGTCGGCCTATGTCGAGTACTGGTGTGAATGTGACGAAAAAAACGGGTGGACGGCTGGCCTCCCTCGATGGACTTCGAGGGGCGGCGGCGCTGATCGTGGTGCTGCACCACGCGATGTACACGAACCCCAACTTCCCCGGCACACCGGGCGGGGGCACGGCTCCGACCGGCTCTCCGATGTGGTGGATCAGCTACACGCCGCTGAAGCTGTTCACGGCCGGCTGGGAGTCGGTCATCGTCTTCTTCGTCCTCTCCGGCCTCGTCGTGACCCTGCCCGTCGTCCGCAAGCGCGGGTTCGACTGGATCGCGTACTTCCCCCGCCGCGCTGTTCGGCTGATGGTGCCTGTCATGGCGTCCGTGCTGCTCGCGGCCGGGTTCGTCGCGGCCATCCCGCAGGTGAGCACCCAGCCGAAGGGCACCTGGCTCAGCGACTCGTCGACGCCGGCGTTCAGCTGGGAGTACATCGTCAAGGCCTGGGACCTGCTCGGCGGAGACGGCCAGATCAACAACCCGCTCTGGTCGTTGCGCTGGGAGCTGATCTTCTCGCTCGCGCTTCCGGTGTTCGCCATCGCGGCCATCGCGGTGCGCCGCTGGTGGCTGGGCGGCCTCGCCGCCGCCGTGCTGCTCACCTGGCTGGGCGTCCGGACGGACGCCGGCGCACTGTCCTACCTGCCCGCGTTCTTCGTCGGGGCCGTGCTGGCCGTTCGCCTGGACTCGGTGCGGATCTTCGCCGAGCGCCTGAACGCGCGCCGCATCCGGCACCTGGTGTGGGCGGCGATGACGCTCGGCAGCGGCGCGCTGATGATCGCTCCGTGGCTGTTCGGGCCCGGTGTCGCCGACCTGCCGGAGCTCGTGGCCGTTCTCAAGGGGCTGATGCCGCTCGCCGCCGCCGGACTGGTGGTCGCCGCGATCGGCTGGAAGCCGCTGCACGCCCTCTTCGAGTCGCGCCCGCTGCAGTACGCGGGAACCATCTCGTTCAGCCTGTACCTGGTGCACGTGCCGATCCTGATCTTCAGCACGTACCTGTTCGCCGGACAGGCCTGGTATGTGCCGCTGCTGTTCGGCATCCCGCTCGCCGTGCTCGTCGCCATCGGCTTCACCTGGCTGATCGAGCA encodes the following:
- a CDS encoding LCP family protein; the encoded protein is MSIATPLRHPDVSSAPIMTKRAWWLVGLNVLLPGSAQVVAGNRTLGRVGIVATLLLWLLAIVTLVVYLISPSSVYTLFTQTAGLLVLQVMLVAYAVLWIVLTLDTLRLVRLVKARPNARGWIAAFAVIVLVGLTGTAGYASIVAGSARGALGDIFSAGPSQPPVNGRYNIMLLGGDAGPDRDGLRPDSMSVVSIDASTGQAVTIGLPRDLDPVPFPAKSPLHTLYPDGYGYEDRCDVDVCQLNSIYTEVELYKPDLYPNAKKNNSEPGIEAMRDALEGATGLTIQYYVLIDMQGFSDLIDALGGVDITVTDRVPIGGDENLNGVAEWIEPGVHHMDGYHAQWYARARHGSSDYDRMARQRQLQDAILKQVNPVNVVSKFQDIAHAGAQVMKTDIPQSMLGYFVDLGMKTKALPVKQLELVPPTIDPENPDYGQIHGLVQQAVAPTTPKPSGK
- a CDS encoding acyltransferase yields the protein MTKKTGGRLASLDGLRGAAALIVVLHHAMYTNPNFPGTPGGGTAPTGSPMWWISYTPLKLFTAGWESVIVFFVLSGLVVTLPVVRKRGFDWIAYFPRRAVRLMVPVMASVLLAAGFVAAIPQVSTQPKGTWLSDSSTPAFSWEYIVKAWDLLGGDGQINNPLWSLRWELIFSLALPVFAIAAIAVRRWWLGGLAAAVLLTWLGVRTDAGALSYLPAFFVGAVLAVRLDSVRIFAERLNARRIRHLVWAAMTLGSGALMIAPWLFGPGVADLPELVAVLKGLMPLAAAGLVVAAIGWKPLHALFESRPLQYAGTISFSLYLVHVPILIFSTYLFAGQAWYVPLLFGIPLAVLVAIGFTWLIEQRSHGWSRAVGAWASERYRAWFGPEQASEAAGTTEQAAVGSGARIGR